The Caldisericaceae bacterium genome includes the window ATGTTGATGATGGAAGTGGATATTTTAGTGGAAATAAAAACAGGATAGACGATTATCGAAAGAAGGCACTGAATAAAGGGTATATACCTTATGCAGCAAAATCTCACAGAGAATTAGATGAACTTAATACCGTTGAGGGGGTTCAACCATGAACATACATACTTTACTAACTGGTATGTGGTTTGGTATTGTTTACTCGAATGTTTACTAACGTTTGCACTTCGCATACATGTGGAAGGTTAAATAAAATGTGAAGGAGGATTTATAAAGTGTGACATTTGGTATGGGCAAAACAAAAATCAATGAATAAGTTATGATACATATGATACTCTTATATTAGAATAAGGAGAGTGGAATATGTTGAAGAAAAAACTATTACCTCTGCATACTGATACTATGAGAATATTGATAAGAGCTTCAGAGTTCAGTAGAAAGCGTTGAAGCACAGTTCAGGCTAAGGGTAGTAGAGTTTTCAAAGAAGTATGGCGTTAAAGCTTCTCAGGATGCCTTCAGTGTATCAAGAGCAACAATTGTGAGATTGAGGAGGTGTCTAAAAGAATCACAAGGGAGACTTGATAGTCTCATCCCCAAGTCAAGGAGACCTAAGAAGGTTAGAAATATGTGAGATGAGTGAGATAATTACCTTCATAATAACTTTAAGGGAAGAACATCCTAGGATAGGGAAAGAGAAGATAAAAAAGTTCCTTGATGAATACTGTAAGAAGATATAAATAAGGTCAATATCTTCACCAACAATTTGTAAAGTAATCAAAAGATATGGGAAAACCATCACTCTTCTAAGTTAAACTACCATAATCCTCAGAGTGGTTCACAAAAAGGAAGGTAAACTACAGAAGCAAGGTAAGGCACTCTCCAAGATGTAAAGAGGTAGGTATCATTAAAATAGACACAATCGTGAAGTTCATCCAGGGGATAAGAAGATATATTCTTAATGCGATTGATAATCTTAACAAGTTTCAGTTCGCACTTGCCTTTAAACAATCAAATAGCAAGAACACCGTTACCTTCTTTAAGAAGCTTGAAAGTGTCTATCCTTATGAAAATGAAATCCATGTTGTTCTGAGAGATATTGAGAGAGTTCCAAGGCTTGTTTGATGAGTATCTTAAAAAAAGAAATATTAATCATAACTTTATTTATCCAAGATGCCCAAGGATAAATGGCTTCGTTGAAAGAGCAAACAGAACACTGCAGGAAGAATTCATAGCTCTCCATTTCAATCTTTTGTTAGAAGACATTGAAAAATTCAATAGAAAGCTTATAGATTATCTTGTATGGTACAATACAGAAAGACCTCATGAAAGTCTAAATAATTTGACACCGATAAATTTTTGTTAAAATACTATCCGGAGTCTCAAATGTATGTAACTTATACAACTACTTGTAAATTTTAGATGAAGTTATTGAAATTACTGAGATAGGAGGTAAAGATGGCAACATTAAGATGCACAAAATGTGGGAAGACATTCAAAAGTTGGTTTGTTAAAAACTATGCACATGTAGGTTTAAAGAGTGGAGCGGGACTTTCTTGGACATTAGTTGTTTGGCCATTTACATTAAGAGTTTATGCAAAGTGTCCAAATTGTGGAGAAATTACATGGATGGAAGTTTTAAAACCAAAAATTTTTGGAAGAAGTAAGGAAGTGGAAAAATGAACGATACAAGAATGAGAAAGATTGTAACTGTAGCACTTTTAACCCTTGCTATTTTGCTTTTTGCTATTTTTTCTATTGATCTTATCCATTCTAAAGTTTCTCTCCCTTCTAATAAGACAATGGCAAATGAAGGACGTTTTGTTGCATATGGACTTGAATGGGTAATGTTTCTTCTCTCTATTCCTGTCGTTATTTCTCTTTTATTAGTCGTATATCTTATTTCTCCACTAAAGGGAAAGCTTTCTATAGTAGTAAAGACATTGTCTTTACTTCTTGCTATTGTAGGATTTGGAGGAACTATTTTTCTTACTACTTCTGCAATTCTCAATAATCCACCCTTAGGAAGAGGAATTATCTCTGGCTTACTTACTATTCTTCAAACATCTCAATTTTGGATCATGGGAATACTTGCTATTGTTGTATTCAAAAAAGATAAGTTTGATAATATTGAAAAAAGAGGCTATAAATTAGGAGTAGTAATCCTTGCTTTAATAACTGTATTTTTAGCATTAGGATACATTGCAACCATTTTGGCTGTTAATATATCGTAATATATTAACTTGCTAAATGGATTAAAAAGAAGGTATAAAATGAATAACGGAAGAGTAAGAAAGATTGGAGCATTGGTAATTTTAGGTATAGCTATTATAATTTTTGCAATTTCTTCTATCCTTCTTATCAAATTTAGGCTCTATCTACCCCCTACCTACACAGTGTCAAATGAAGGACGTTTTGTTGCGTATGGCGTCATGAAATTTGTTTTTCTCCTCACCATCCCTATCGTTATCTCCTTATTATTAATAGCATATCTTATTTATCCCTCAAAATCTGAGAAGCTTTCTAAAACAGCAAAAATATTATGTTTAATCCTTGCTATTGTTGGATTTGGAGTAGGTATTTTATTCGTTGTCCTTACGATTCGTAATAATCCGTCACAATACGGTAGTTTAAGAACCGTGTTAATTTCTATTCTCTCACCGTTGCCGTTCTGGTTAATGGGGATCTTATCTCTATTTACATTTAAGAAGATAGGTTTAAAAACATACGAAAAAGAGATATAAGCTAATATTTTTGGTAAGATTGAATGGTGGTAGAAGATGAAACACGTAAAAAGAAAATTCATTATTTTGATTATAATTTTGGGGATAGTATCTTTCTGGTTTATTTTTAATCCTATTGGAAAGATTAGCATACACTCATTTGGCTTCACTGTCTATAGTGGTATCCCATATCCGTATGCTGATCTCATTGTAGATTCGTCTTCAATCTTTCCAAGAATAAGGGAGACAAAATCTCATTGGATTTCTGAAGAAGAATTTTACAAGATTATAGGAAATAAATTAGATGCGTGGCCTGAATATGTGATTATTGGAACTGGCTATGAGGATAGAGTAAAAGTTTCTCCTGGTATTTTAACTCGTGGAGCAAATCCAATAATTAAAATTTT containing:
- a CDS encoding integrase core domain-containing protein, producing MREFQGLFDEYLKKRNINHNFIYPRCPRINGFVERANRTLQEEFIALHFNLLLEDIEKFNRKLIDYLVWYNTERPHESLNNLTPINFC
- a CDS encoding MTH938/NDUFAF3 family protein is translated as MKHVKRKFIILIIILGIVSFWFIFNPIGKISIHSFGFTVYSGIPYPYADLIVDSSSIFPRIRETKSHWISEEEFYKIIGNKLDAWPEYVIIGTGYEDRVKVSPGILTRGANPIIKILPTPKAIELFNKLKSEGKRVIIIMHSTC